One Solanum lycopersicum chromosome 4, SLM_r2.1 DNA window includes the following coding sequences:
- the LOC101267398 gene encoding uncharacterized protein, translating into MALEWVILGYAAAAEAVMVLLLTLPGTYPLRSGLLSVTRNLLKPFLSVVPFCLFLLLDIYWKYETRPKCKSAESCTPTELMRHQKSMVKSQRNALLIASALMFYWLLYSVTRLVTRVELLNQRVEKLKNQE; encoded by the coding sequence ATGGCATTAGAATGGGTAATTCTAGGCTATGCTGCAGCAGCAGAAGCAGTTATGGTACTACTTTTGACTCTTCCGGGTACATATCCGTTACGTTCAGGTTTACTATCCGTAACTCGAAATCTCCTAAAACCATTTCTTTCTGTAGTTCcgttttgtttgtttttgttgttggatATTTATTGGAAGTACGAGACTCGGCCGAAGTGTAAATCGGCCGAGTCTTGTACTCCCACGGAGCTGATGAGGCATCAGAAATCGATGGTGAAGAGCCAGCGTAACGCGCTGTTGATCGCGTCAGCGTTGATGTTTTACTGGCTGCTTTATTCGGTGACTAGGTTGGTTACTCGCGTGGAACTATTGAATCAACGGGTTGAAAAGTTGAAGAATCAAGAAtaa
- the LOC101267107 gene encoding nicotine N-demethylase CYP82E3-like produces the protein MKFDLLLLLLSPMEAAIVALLTLAFLFYFILSTKKSSKLPLPPEIAGGWPVIGHLFYFNDGDNRPLARKLSDLADKYGPVFTFRLGLHRMLVISSYDAVKECYTKNDAVFANRPACLYGEYIGYNNAILFLANYGSYWRNIRKLIIQEVLSNSRLEKLKHVKIEKIRNEIKNLNSRIQNSEVKSVINLTDWLEKMNFGLIVKMIAGKNYESGGDGDEEVERFRETFKKFLVLSMEFVLWDAFPIRLFKWIDFQGHVKLMKETFKDIDSISQRWLDEHVKRNTEVNEDEKYERDFIDVMLSKMSDERLHQGHSRDNAIKATIFSMVMDAADTVPHHINWGMTLLINNQHVLKKAQEEIDTKVGKARWIDDNDIKNLVYLQAIVKETLRLYPPSPLLVPHENTEECVVSGYRIPKGTRLYANVMKLQLDPKVWPNPEQFNPDRFLSTDINFRGQDYEFIPFGSGRRSCPGISYALQMEHLTIGHLIQGFNYQTPSNEPLDLQEGIGMTMPKVNPVEVIITPRLATELYEKLS, from the exons atgaaatttgatcttcttcttcttcttctttctcccaTGGAAGCCGCCATTGTCGCACTGTTAACACTCGCATTCCTCTTCTACTTCATCCTATCGACAAAAAAATCGTCAAAACTACCATTACCACCGGAAATTGCCGGAGGATGGCCGGTAATTGGTCATCTTTTCTACTTCAACGACGGCGACAATCGTCCGTTAGCTCGAAAACTCTCCGATTTAGCCGATAAATACGGTCCTGTTTTCACTTTCCGTCTCGGACTTCACCGGATGTTAGTAATCAGCAGTTACGACGCCGTAAAAGAATGTTACACCAAAAACGACGCCGTATTCGCGAATCGTCCAGCTTGTCTCTACGGCGAATACATTGGGTACAATAACGCTATACTTTTTCTAGCTAATTACGGATCTTACTGGCgaaacataagaaaattaataattcaggAAGTTTTATCCAACTCTCGTCTGGAGAAATTGAAACATGTGAAGATCGAGAAAATTCGAAACGAAATCAAAAATCTCAATTCTCGAATTCAAAATAGTGAAGTGAAATCAGTGATAAACTTAACCGATTGGTTGGAGAAGATGAATTTTGGGCTAATTGTGAAAATGATAGCAGGGAAAAATTATGAATCTGGAGGCGATGGAGATGAAGAAGTGGAGAGATTTAGAGAAACTTTTAAGAAATTTCTGGTTCTGTCAATGGAATTTGTGTTGTGGGATGCATTTCCGATTCGGTTATTTAAATGGATAGATTTTCAAGGTCATGTGAAGTTGATGAAGGAGACGTTTAAGGATATCGATTCGATTTCTCAGAGATGGTTAGACGAGCATGTGAAGAGGAATACGGAGGTTaatgaagatgaaaaatatgaaagagatttcATTGACGTAATGCTTTCAAAAATGAGCGACGAACGTCTCCATCAGGGTCATTCTCGTGATAACGCTATTAAAGCAACAATTTTT agTATGGTCATGGATGCAGCAGACACTGTTCCTCATCACATAAACTGGGGAATGACATTGTTGATTAACAATCAACACGTCTTGAAGAAAGCTCAAGAAGAGATCGACACAAAAGTTGGCAAGGCTAGATGGATAGACGACAATGATATCAAGAATTTAGTGTACCTTCAAGCCATCGTTAAAGAGACGTTACGTTTATATCCACCGAGCCCTTTGTTAGTACCACATGAAAACACAGAGGAATGTGTTGTTAGCGGGTACCGCATACCTAAAGGCACTAGGCTATACGCGAACGTCATGAAACTACAACTAGATCCTAAAGTATGGCCAAATCCTGAACAGTTCAATCCAGATAGATTTCTCAGTACAGACATTAATTTTCGTGGTCAAGATTATGAATTCATTCCATTTGGATCTGGAAGACGATCTTGTCCTGGAATAAGCTACGCGCTACAAATGGAACACCTAACAATAGGACATTTGATCCAAGGTTTCAATTATCAAACTCCATCGAATGAGCCTTTGGATTTACAAGAAGGAATCGGCATGACTATGCCGAAGGTGAATCCGGTGGAAGTGATAATAACACCTCGCCTTGCGACCGAGctttatgaaaaattaagttag